A single genomic interval of Gammaproteobacteria bacterium harbors:
- the miaA gene encoding tRNA (adenosine(37)-N6)-dimethylallyltransferase MiaA, protein MKPPLIVILGPTAVGKTELSLQLAERLQGEIVSADSRLFYRGMDIGTAKPTPEERARVPHHLIDVADPDETWSLALFQRAAHEIIADIHARGKLPFLVGGTGQYLRAVYEGWKLPQQRPHPALREALENWGQRIGPQALHARLAILDPQAAARIEPNNLRRTVRALEVIFLTGRRFSAQRQRGASPYRTLLIGLTRPREELYARVDARIQAMLQAGLVDEVRTLLARGYSAELPSMSAIGYKQIAAYLRGECTLEEAVTQMKRLTRQFVRRQANWFKADDPEIHWFSMEKDPLPKVEAEIRAFCALPEEK, encoded by the coding sequence GTGAAACCTCCACTCATCGTTATCCTCGGCCCCACGGCAGTGGGTAAAACCGAACTTTCTCTGCAACTGGCTGAACGCCTGCAAGGTGAAATCGTCTCTGCCGATTCGCGCCTGTTCTACCGCGGCATGGACATTGGCACCGCCAAACCCACGCCTGAGGAGCGTGCCCGTGTGCCCCATCACCTGATTGATGTCGCTGACCCGGATGAAACCTGGAGCCTGGCGCTCTTTCAACGCGCCGCCCATGAAATCATTGCCGACATCCATGCACGCGGCAAACTCCCCTTTCTGGTAGGCGGCACTGGCCAGTACCTGCGCGCCGTTTATGAGGGGTGGAAACTCCCCCAACAGCGTCCGCACCCGGCCTTGCGGGAGGCGCTGGAAAACTGGGGGCAGCGGATTGGCCCCCAGGCGTTGCACGCCCGTCTGGCAATCCTGGACCCACAGGCTGCTGCCCGCATCGAGCCAAACAACCTGCGGCGCACGGTGCGCGCCCTGGAAGTGATTTTCCTGACAGGCAGGCGTTTCTCTGCCCAGCGGCAGCGCGGGGCTTCTCCTTACCGTACCCTGCTGATTGGTCTGACACGCCCGCGCGAAGAACTGTATGCCCGTGTGGATGCCCGCATTCAGGCCATGTTGCAGGCTGGCCTGGTGGACGAAGTGCGCACGCTGCTGGCACGCGGCTATTCTGCAGAGTTGCCATCGATGTCTGCCATCGGGTACAAACAGATAGCAGCCTATCTGCGGGGAGAATGCACCCTGGAGGAAGCCGTAACGCAAATGAAGCGCCTTACGCGGCAATTCGTGCGCCGTCAGGCCAACTGGTTCAAGGCCGATGACCCCGAAATTCACTGGTTTTCCATGGAAAAAGACCCCCTCCCCAAAGTAGAGGCGGAAATACGCGCTTTTTGTGCTCTCCCGGAAGAGAAATA